A single genomic interval of Devosia oryziradicis harbors:
- the ndk gene encoding nucleoside-diphosphate kinase has protein sequence MALERTFSIIKPDAVRRNLIGKIIAKFEEAGLRPIALKKIHMTRAQAEGFYGVHKDRPFFGELVEQMIASPVVVQVLEGEGAILKNREVMGATNPANAAEGTIRKEFALSIGENSVHGSDAPETAASEIKFFFNDDELVG, from the coding sequence ATGGCGCTCGAACGCACCTTCTCCATCATCAAGCCCGATGCCGTCCGTCGCAACCTCATCGGCAAGATCATCGCCAAGTTCGAGGAAGCCGGTCTCCGCCCGATCGCCCTCAAGAAGATCCACATGACGCGTGCCCAGGCCGAAGGCTTCTACGGCGTGCACAAGGATCGCCCCTTCTTCGGTGAACTGGTCGAGCAGATGATCGCGTCGCCCGTCGTTGTGCAGGTCCTGGAAGGCGAGGGCGCCATCCTCAAGAACCGCGAAGTCATGGGCGCGACCAACCCGGCCAACGCTGCCGAGGGCACGATCCGCAAGGAATTCGCCCTTTCGATCGGCGAAAACTCGGTCCACGGCTCGGACGCCCCCGAGACCGCTGCCTCCGAAATCAAGTTCTTCTTCAACGACGACGAGCTCGTCGGCTAA
- the blaOXA gene encoding class D beta-lactamase: MFDRLRIATVLALITMPALSAEPVACTVILDGRSGDVLLREGTCDQRFAPFSTFKLPLAVMGYDAGILVDDVTPRWEWHAGLTAPERDHKPVDPTIWERDSVLWYSRELTRLMGADAFARYVAELDYGNGDVSGAPGKQNGLTNAWLGTSLAISPDEQVAFVRRLLRGALPVDGQAQAWAASILPDFTAGDWMVSGKTGSGWVSDANGDFYRDRPLGWFVGWAQRGDSVVVFARLRVDAQRSAENLGPVVRESLLADLPALLP, translated from the coding sequence ATGTTCGACCGCCTGCGCATCGCCACCGTCCTGGCGCTGATCACCATGCCGGCCCTGTCTGCCGAACCGGTCGCCTGCACGGTAATCCTGGATGGACGCAGCGGCGACGTGTTGCTGAGGGAAGGCACCTGCGACCAACGCTTCGCGCCGTTCTCCACCTTCAAGCTGCCCCTAGCCGTGATGGGTTATGACGCCGGCATCCTGGTGGACGACGTGACCCCACGCTGGGAATGGCATGCTGGGCTGACCGCACCGGAGCGCGACCACAAGCCCGTCGACCCGACAATCTGGGAGCGGGATTCGGTGCTGTGGTACTCGCGAGAGCTTACGCGCCTGATGGGCGCGGATGCCTTCGCGCGGTATGTGGCAGAGCTCGACTACGGAAACGGCGACGTTTCCGGCGCGCCCGGCAAGCAGAATGGGCTGACCAATGCCTGGCTGGGGACATCGCTCGCCATTTCGCCCGACGAACAAGTCGCTTTCGTACGCCGGTTGCTACGTGGCGCCCTGCCCGTCGATGGGCAGGCACAGGCATGGGCTGCATCGATCCTGCCGGATTTCACGGCGGGAGATTGGATGGTCAGCGGCAAGACCGGCAGCGGGTGGGTTTCCGACGCCAATGGTGATTTCTATCGTGACCGGCCGCTGGGTTGGTTCGTCGGCTGGGCGCAGCGGGGCGACAGTGTCGTCGTCTTCGCGCGGCTGCGGGTGGATGCACAGCGCAGCGCGGAAAATCTCGGGCCCGTGGTGCGCGAGAGCCTGCTAGCCGATCTTCCGGCGCTCCTTCCCTAG
- a CDS encoding ABC-F family ATP-binding cassette domain-containing protein, protein MLAITNLTYRIQGRELFEDASVVLPTGSKTGFVGKNGTGKTTLFHLIQGHLGADSGSIELNKKARIGAVAQEAPAGNESVLDVVLAADKERTALLAEAETATDPHRISDIYTRLADIDAYSAEARASSILKGLGFEQDRQLAPTHELSGGWRMRVALAGVLFSQPDLLLLDEPTNYLDLEGTLWLEKYLATYPYTVFMISHDRDLLNKAVNSIIHLEHRKLTFYKGNYDTFETTRRMQMELNNKSRDKSLEQIAHLQKFVDRFKAKATKAKQAQSRMKMIEKLKPPAAMFDEYAAPFKFQPPKDEPPTPMITLEKVAAGYGDKAILRNVTMRIDPDDRIALVGVNGNGKSTFAKLLAGDIPVMDGTLRKGKKLEIAHFAQHQMDKLQPEWTPLEHMVDLMPLDNEARRRSRLAQMGLTTSRMDTKAKNLSGGERARLLMGIITFGGPGMMILDEPTNHLDIDSRDALVHALNDYDGAVLIISHDRHLIEATCDTLWIAEGGTIRELDEDLDTYQRNITSTKEGKGNAKGEQKSSKQEAISKRAEVAPLRKSVKETETKIARLRVEIDKIDAQLADPKVYNGAPERVIALGKDKARFAADLESSEEQWLALSAELEDAERA, encoded by the coding sequence ATGCTTGCTATCACCAACCTCACCTATCGCATCCAGGGCCGCGAATTGTTCGAAGACGCTTCGGTGGTGTTGCCGACGGGGTCAAAGACCGGCTTTGTCGGCAAGAACGGCACGGGCAAGACGACTTTGTTCCACCTGATCCAGGGTCATCTGGGCGCCGATTCAGGCTCGATCGAACTCAACAAAAAAGCGCGGATCGGCGCGGTGGCGCAGGAAGCCCCGGCCGGCAACGAGAGCGTGCTCGATGTGGTGCTGGCCGCCGACAAGGAGCGTACGGCCCTGCTGGCAGAAGCCGAAACCGCCACCGACCCCCACCGGATCAGCGACATCTATACGCGACTGGCCGATATCGACGCCTATTCCGCCGAAGCCCGCGCTTCGTCGATCCTCAAAGGCCTCGGTTTCGAGCAGGATCGGCAGCTGGCGCCGACCCACGAGCTATCAGGCGGCTGGCGCATGCGCGTGGCGCTCGCCGGCGTGCTGTTCAGCCAGCCGGACCTCCTGCTGCTGGACGAGCCGACCAACTACCTCGACCTCGAAGGCACGCTGTGGCTGGAAAAGTACCTGGCTACCTATCCCTACACCGTCTTCATGATCAGCCACGATCGCGATCTGCTCAACAAGGCTGTCAATTCGATCATCCATCTCGAGCACCGCAAGCTGACCTTCTACAAGGGCAATTACGACACGTTCGAGACCACCCGCCGCATGCAGATGGAGCTCAACAACAAGAGCCGCGATAAATCGCTGGAACAGATCGCGCATCTGCAGAAGTTCGTCGATCGCTTCAAGGCCAAGGCGACCAAGGCCAAGCAGGCGCAGTCGCGCATGAAGATGATCGAGAAGCTTAAGCCGCCGGCGGCCATGTTCGACGAGTATGCGGCGCCGTTCAAGTTCCAGCCGCCCAAGGACGAGCCCCCTACTCCGATGATCACCCTGGAAAAGGTGGCGGCGGGCTATGGCGACAAGGCGATTCTGCGCAACGTCACGATGCGCATCGATCCCGATGACCGCATCGCCCTGGTCGGCGTCAATGGCAACGGCAAGTCAACCTTTGCCAAGCTCTTGGCCGGGGACATCCCGGTGATGGACGGCACCCTACGCAAGGGCAAGAAGCTCGAGATCGCCCACTTCGCGCAGCACCAGATGGACAAGCTGCAGCCCGAATGGACGCCGCTGGAGCACATGGTTGACCTGATGCCGCTGGACAATGAAGCCCGGCGCCGCAGCCGGCTGGCTCAGATGGGGCTGACCACCAGCCGCATGGACACCAAGGCCAAGAATCTCAGCGGCGGCGAGCGTGCTCGGCTGCTGATGGGCATCATCACCTTTGGCGGGCCGGGCATGATGATCCTGGACGAACCGACCAACCATCTCGATATCGACAGTCGCGACGCCCTTGTGCATGCCCTCAACGACTATGATGGCGCGGTGCTGATCATCAGCCACGACCGCCACCTGATCGAAGCGACCTGCGACACGCTCTGGATCGCCGAAGGCGGCACGATCCGCGAGCTCGATGAGGATCTCGATACCTATCAGCGCAACATCACCTCGACCAAGGAAGGCAAAGGCAACGCCAAGGGCGAGCAAAAATCCAGCAAGCAGGAAGCAATCAGCAAGCGTGCTGAGGTCGCGCCGCTCAGGAAGTCCGTTAAGGAAACAGAAACCAAGATCGCCCGTTTGCGGGTGGAAATAGACAAAATCGACGCCCAACTCGCCGATCCCAAGGTCTATAACGGCGCTCCCGAGCGGGTCATCGCGCTTGGCAAGGACAAGGCGCGTTTCGCGGCCGACCTTGAGAGTTCAGAAGAACAATGGCTGGCCTTGAGTGCCGAGCTGGAGGATGCTGAGCGCGCATGA
- a CDS encoding cupin domain-containing protein: protein MRKLAAKDVIFTLGMQRHPEGGWYARTFEDTDKTDGRACSTAIYYLLEAGDSSRWHRVDAVEVWHYYAGAPLRLRISDGNTVEEHMLGAELDAGERPQVVVPTKAWQSAVSTGEWTLVGCTVAPGFEFSGFELAEEGWSPGGA, encoded by the coding sequence ATGAGAAAACTCGCCGCCAAGGATGTGATCTTTACCCTCGGGATGCAGCGGCACCCCGAAGGCGGCTGGTATGCGCGGACCTTCGAGGACACCGACAAGACGGACGGCCGGGCCTGTTCCACGGCGATCTACTACCTGCTTGAGGCCGGCGACAGTTCGCGGTGGCACCGGGTCGACGCGGTGGAGGTGTGGCACTACTATGCCGGTGCCCCGCTGCGGCTGCGCATCTCGGATGGCAACACCGTGGAAGAGCACATGCTTGGCGCGGAACTCGACGCCGGCGAACGCCCGCAGGTCGTGGTGCCCACCAAGGCGTGGCAATCGGCAGTAAGCACGGGGGAATGGACGCTGGTTGGATGCACGGTTGCTCCCGGCTTTGAATTCTCGGGCTTTGAACTGGCTGAAGAAGGGTGGTCGCCGGGCGGCGCTTAG
- a CDS encoding DUF4344 domain-containing metallopeptidase — MRRPGSKLVAALLLCLLWIPGLAQAQDLTKAQRAEIRRFAANNSLFVLYHEVAHLLFHQLDLPILGREEDAADNMATWTLLNKRTPETDRVLADAAQGWILSGIAYDSGGDESDYAANHSLDKQRAYQIVCLMVGMDEDAFRPIANEYRMERDRQDACYFDYDTVDRSLRGLLGGRGHKNGGTEVVVTYHDAGGQLEAAAAAFRSSGVFDKVADELRSNYSLREPVQFNAKRCGEANAFYDPETIEVIFCYELMADYMELYQDSMPDEVAPVPRQTGVGKEKTSKF, encoded by the coding sequence ATGCGTCGTCCTGGTTCCAAGCTGGTTGCTGCCCTGCTGCTCTGCCTGCTGTGGATTCCCGGTCTCGCCCAGGCGCAGGACCTGACCAAGGCACAACGCGCCGAAATCCGTCGCTTTGCCGCCAACAACAGCCTGTTCGTGCTCTACCACGAAGTGGCGCATCTGCTGTTCCATCAGTTGGACCTGCCCATTCTGGGCCGCGAAGAAGATGCGGCCGACAACATGGCCACCTGGACCCTGCTCAACAAGCGGACGCCGGAGACCGACCGTGTGCTGGCCGATGCGGCACAAGGCTGGATCCTGAGCGGCATCGCCTATGACAGCGGTGGCGACGAGAGTGACTATGCGGCCAATCACAGCCTCGACAAGCAGCGGGCCTACCAGATCGTATGCCTGATGGTGGGGATGGACGAGGACGCGTTTCGACCCATTGCCAACGAATATCGCATGGAGCGCGACCGCCAGGACGCCTGCTATTTCGACTATGACACGGTCGACCGTTCCCTGCGCGGCCTGCTCGGTGGTCGTGGGCACAAGAATGGCGGGACAGAGGTGGTGGTGACCTATCACGATGCCGGGGGCCAGCTTGAGGCCGCCGCCGCGGCCTTCCGCTCGAGCGGCGTCTTCGACAAGGTCGCCGACGAATTGCGCAGCAATTACAGCCTGCGTGAGCCGGTGCAGTTCAATGCCAAGCGGTGCGGCGAGGCCAATGCCTTCTATGATCCCGAAACGATCGAGGTCATCTTCTGCTATGAGCTGATGGCCGACTATATGGAGCTCTACCAGGACAGCATGCCCGACGAGGTGGCTCCGGTGCCCCGCCAGACCGGCGTCGGCAAGGAAAAGACGTCCAAGTTCTAG
- a CDS encoding YitT family protein, whose protein sequence is MTPDLATPSRHRLHEDIFAMLIGTMLVSLGIVFYAQVTLTTGSTAGLALLLQYVTGIPFGWLFFAINLPFYVLAVLRMGWPFAIKTFVCVGLVSFFTANIPQWLDIASIAPLYAALVGGGLMGLGILSLFRHKASVGGINILALFLQENFGIRAGYFQLGVDAVILVAAFFVLPVDRVVYSILGAVVLNMIIATNHKPGRYVGFS, encoded by the coding sequence ATGACGCCGGACCTTGCCACGCCCAGCCGGCATCGGTTGCACGAAGACATCTTTGCCATGCTCATCGGTACCATGCTGGTGTCGCTCGGTATCGTCTTCTATGCCCAGGTCACCCTTACCACCGGCAGTACGGCCGGCCTGGCGCTGCTCTTGCAGTATGTGACTGGCATTCCGTTCGGCTGGCTGTTCTTCGCCATCAACCTGCCATTCTATGTGTTGGCAGTGCTGCGCATGGGCTGGCCCTTTGCCATCAAGACCTTCGTCTGCGTTGGCCTGGTCTCTTTTTTCACTGCCAACATTCCGCAGTGGCTCGACATAGCCAGCATCGCTCCCCTCTACGCGGCCCTGGTGGGTGGCGGGCTCATGGGGCTCGGCATCTTGTCGCTGTTCCGCCACAAGGCCAGCGTTGGCGGCATCAATATCCTGGCCCTGTTTCTGCAGGAGAATTTTGGCATTCGCGCCGGTTACTTCCAACTCGGCGTGGACGCGGTGATCCTGGTGGCAGCCTTCTTCGTGCTGCCGGTCGATCGCGTGGTCTATTCGATCCTCGGTGCCGTGGTGCTGAACATGATCATCGCCACCAATCACAAGCCCGGCCGGTATGTCGGGTTCAGCTAG
- a CDS encoding DNA polymerase III subunit chi, with protein sequence MADILFYHLEPRPLEAVLPQLLEKTLERGWRAVVEVGSTERAEALDAHLWTYRDDSFLPHGLAGDDADAHQPVLITTGTENPGGANVRFFVDRAVPQAAEGYDRIVYMFSGHDPDAVAEARLAWKALRDGNAVTYWQQEADGRWVKKA encoded by the coding sequence ATGGCCGATATCCTCTTCTACCATCTCGAACCCCGTCCGCTCGAAGCGGTTCTTCCCCAGTTGCTGGAGAAGACGCTCGAGCGCGGTTGGCGTGCAGTGGTCGAGGTGGGGTCGACCGAGCGGGCGGAGGCGCTCGATGCCCATCTCTGGACGTATCGTGACGACAGTTTCCTACCCCATGGTTTGGCCGGTGACGACGCTGATGCGCATCAACCGGTGCTGATCACAACAGGAACCGAAAATCCCGGTGGGGCCAATGTCCGCTTCTTCGTCGATCGCGCCGTGCCACAGGCTGCGGAAGGCTATGACCGCATCGTCTACATGTTCTCCGGACACGATCCCGACGCGGTGGCCGAGGCTCGGCTGGCCTGGAAGGCGCTGCGGGACGGCAATGCCGTGACCTACTGGCAACAGGAGGCCGATGGCCGCTGGGTCAAGAAGGCATGA
- a CDS encoding leucyl aminopeptidase, with protein MSQTISIHVAALSGASAPLTVIYAAEGEAPGGAAAPVWAATGLDWSQSAEAGAFKGKQGQALDVLGAQGKRLLVLGRGKAGADLPLNAWTDRGGSLLAKIAATRAATVAVIVDEAGVSPAAVAELAAGLRLRHYRFDKYKSARSDEGPSTLTITLHVANPDAATQAVADRGATVSGTLLARDLINEPANVLGPVEFAARAAELTSLGVEVEILEPEALAKLGMGSLLCVAQGSERPARLVVMQWRGGDTGAAPLAFVGKGVVFDTGGISIKPAASMEDMKGDMGGAAAVTGLMLALATRKAPVNVVGVIGLVENMPSGKSVRPGDIVKAMSGTTIEVINTDAEGRLVLADALWYTQDRFKPAFMINLATLTGAIVVALGHEHAGLFSNDDELAIRLLNAGLSVNEKLWRMPLAPAYDKLIESKFADIRNSVGRPAGSITAAQFLQRFVNDVPWAHLDIAGTAFGAASSETNASWAPGFGVALLDRLVRDYYEG; from the coding sequence ATGTCTCAGACCATTTCGATCCATGTCGCCGCCCTTTCCGGCGCTTCGGCACCGCTCACCGTCATTTATGCCGCCGAAGGTGAGGCGCCTGGGGGCGCTGCAGCGCCGGTTTGGGCCGCCACGGGTCTCGACTGGTCTCAGAGCGCCGAAGCCGGTGCGTTCAAGGGCAAGCAGGGCCAGGCGCTGGACGTGCTGGGGGCGCAGGGGAAACGCCTCCTCGTTTTGGGCAGGGGAAAAGCGGGTGCCGATCTGCCGCTCAATGCCTGGACCGACCGGGGCGGCTCGCTGCTCGCCAAGATCGCCGCCACCCGTGCCGCCACGGTCGCCGTGATCGTCGACGAGGCCGGCGTTTCACCCGCCGCAGTCGCTGAACTGGCCGCAGGCCTGCGCCTCCGTCACTACCGGTTCGACAAGTACAAGTCGGCCCGGTCGGATGAGGGCCCGTCCACGCTGACAATAACGTTGCATGTCGCCAATCCGGACGCTGCCACGCAGGCTGTCGCCGACCGCGGTGCCACCGTGTCCGGGACGTTGCTGGCCCGCGACCTCATCAACGAGCCGGCCAACGTGCTCGGACCTGTCGAATTTGCGGCCCGGGCCGCCGAATTGACCAGCCTTGGCGTCGAGGTCGAAATCCTTGAACCCGAGGCGCTCGCTAAGCTCGGCATGGGTTCGCTGCTTTGCGTCGCCCAGGGGTCCGAGCGCCCGGCGCGGCTCGTCGTCATGCAGTGGCGCGGTGGCGATACCGGTGCAGCTCCCTTGGCATTTGTCGGCAAGGGTGTCGTCTTCGATACCGGCGGCATCTCGATCAAGCCGGCTGCGTCGATGGAAGACATGAAAGGCGATATGGGCGGCGCCGCGGCCGTGACCGGCCTGATGCTGGCCCTTGCCACGCGCAAGGCTCCGGTCAACGTCGTAGGGGTGATAGGGCTGGTCGAAAATATGCCGTCCGGCAAATCGGTGCGCCCCGGCGATATCGTAAAGGCGATGAGCGGCACCACGATCGAGGTCATCAATACCGACGCCGAGGGGCGTCTCGTGCTGGCCGACGCGCTCTGGTATACGCAGGACCGGTTCAAGCCAGCCTTCATGATCAACCTCGCCACGCTGACCGGCGCCATCGTGGTCGCCCTTGGCCACGAGCATGCCGGGCTGTTTTCCAACGATGACGAACTGGCCATCAGGCTGCTCAATGCAGGCCTCTCGGTCAACGAAAAGCTCTGGCGCATGCCGCTGGCGCCAGCCTACGACAAGCTGATCGAATCCAAGTTCGCCGATATTCGCAATTCGGTTGGACGTCCTGCCGGCTCCATCACCGCGGCCCAATTCCTGCAGCGCTTCGTCAACGACGTACCCTGGGCGCACCTGGATATTGCCGGCACCGCCTTCGGCGCCGCATCAAGCGAGACCAATGCCTCCTGGGCACCCGGTTTTGGCGTGGCGCTGCTCGATCGTCTGGTCAGGGATTACTACGAGGGCTAG
- a CDS encoding LptF/LptG family permease — MKRLTAYLARMFVADALILFGVVCFLLWLVNCLRSFDVVSVKGQSVLVLAIQALYTMPPLAIAFFYVCVGIGLARALQALQANKELHIIHTSHGLGSLWRATGVVAGAGVVAVLLLSNFIEPLAYRRLNALSASIAADLVSSTLKPGRFTQVTPGVVLLIGGRGPDGAIQEFFADDRREPDMRRTYMAESARVASDGQNYILELHNGSLQYKGSDGRFSEVTFGRYDVSVEQLSQPMGQIDPMLEKDSLTLVAEALSSGQWNQPLLFLLANRWAEGLRVIGMAMMMLALMGFPSGKRARVPVPMEAGVLLIAFGERGLSAYSPLGTATGALIMILVAGIALLVRMRPRALPPLVTT; from the coding sequence ATGAAAAGGCTGACCGCATACCTGGCGCGCATGTTCGTGGCCGACGCGCTGATCCTGTTCGGCGTGGTCTGCTTCCTGCTCTGGCTGGTCAATTGCCTGCGCTCGTTCGACGTGGTGTCGGTCAAGGGACAGAGTGTGCTGGTGCTGGCGATCCAGGCGCTCTATACCATGCCGCCGCTCGCCATCGCGTTCTTCTATGTCTGCGTCGGTATCGGGCTTGCCCGTGCACTGCAGGCGCTGCAGGCCAACAAGGAACTGCACATCATCCATACCAGCCATGGGCTGGGGTCGCTGTGGCGGGCGACGGGCGTGGTGGCAGGCGCAGGCGTGGTCGCCGTGCTGCTGCTGTCCAACTTCATCGAGCCGCTCGCCTATCGCCGGCTCAACGCGCTGAGCGCCAGCATAGCGGCTGACCTCGTCAGCTCGACCCTCAAGCCCGGGCGCTTTACCCAGGTCACGCCCGGCGTGGTGCTGCTGATTGGCGGTCGCGGGCCGGACGGCGCCATCCAGGAATTCTTTGCCGATGACCGGCGCGAGCCTGATATGCGCCGCACCTACATGGCTGAATCGGCGCGGGTGGCGAGCGACGGGCAGAACTACATACTCGAGCTCCACAACGGCTCATTGCAATACAAGGGCAGCGACGGTCGCTTTTCGGAGGTGACCTTCGGACGCTACGACGTGAGCGTCGAGCAGTTGTCGCAACCGATGGGCCAGATCGACCCCATGCTTGAGAAGGACAGCCTGACATTGGTTGCCGAAGCCCTGTCCAGCGGACAATGGAACCAACCGCTGCTGTTTCTGCTGGCCAATCGGTGGGCGGAGGGCCTACGCGTGATCGGGATGGCAATGATGATGCTGGCCCTGATGGGCTTTCCCAGCGGCAAGCGGGCGCGCGTACCCGTGCCGATGGAAGCAGGTGTGCTGCTTATCGCCTTTGGGGAGCGCGGTCTTAGCGCCTACAGCCCGCTTGGCACCGCTACGGGCGCCCTCATCATGATCCTGGTCGCCGGAATTGCCCTGTTGGTACGGATGCGACCGCGCGCGCTACCGCCGTTGGTGACGACATGA
- a CDS encoding LptF/LptG family permease, whose protein sequence is MSRIDWLVLGRLGSRIGVTVVVFYGLIALVESLDTWRFNFVAEAHGLHMALLMVAMSAVKWTIKTLPVTVLMGATLGFLDLKARHELTVIQASGISIWRTVRAPVIALALISLVIGLGLETLSTQVNRVLNPTPPGQASMLTPPGEVWLEQRSGDTRYVLMATGMQSGGTVLGQVTLFHIGESSEARIEASEAVLEDGEWVFPAAIVRNPDEQARTIFDYRVPTGSTAAELGLKLASTEDLTFFELGRLLQQGLADPSIRTAATMRLIKLLALPLVLTGSLFIAFAFTAGYRRGSNYGPAVLWGIVLGFVVFVITEMADRAGSTGVLDPTFAAVGPAFVAIVIGVTVLLHKEDGRA, encoded by the coding sequence ATGAGCCGCATCGACTGGCTGGTGCTGGGTCGGCTCGGGAGCCGCATCGGCGTCACGGTCGTGGTCTTCTACGGCCTGATCGCGCTGGTGGAATCGCTCGATACGTGGCGCTTCAACTTCGTTGCCGAAGCCCATGGCCTGCATATGGCCCTACTGATGGTCGCCATGAGCGCGGTCAAATGGACCATCAAGACGCTGCCGGTGACGGTCCTGATGGGCGCTACGCTGGGCTTCCTCGACCTCAAGGCCCGGCACGAACTGACGGTTATCCAGGCCAGCGGCATTTCGATCTGGCGGACGGTTCGCGCCCCGGTAATCGCACTGGCATTGATCAGCCTGGTTATCGGGCTGGGCCTCGAAACGCTCAGCACGCAGGTCAACCGCGTGCTGAACCCGACACCGCCAGGCCAGGCAAGCATGCTGACGCCGCCCGGTGAGGTCTGGCTCGAGCAGCGCAGCGGCGATACGCGCTATGTGCTGATGGCCACCGGCATGCAGTCGGGCGGTACGGTGCTAGGCCAGGTGACACTGTTCCACATCGGGGAAAGCAGCGAGGCGCGCATCGAAGCATCCGAGGCCGTCTTGGAAGATGGCGAATGGGTATTTCCAGCAGCCATTGTCCGCAATCCGGACGAACAGGCGCGGACGATTTTCGACTATCGCGTGCCGACAGGTTCGACGGCTGCCGAGCTCGGGCTCAAACTCGCATCCACCGAGGATTTGACATTTTTCGAGTTGGGCCGGCTGCTGCAGCAGGGGTTGGCCGACCCCAGTATCCGCACGGCAGCGACGATGCGCCTTATCAAGCTGCTGGCCCTGCCATTGGTGTTGACGGGGTCCCTGTTCATTGCTTTTGCGTTTACCGCAGGTTATCGAAGAGGCTCTAATTATGGTCCCGCGGTCCTTTGGGGGATCGTGCTCGGGTTCGTTGTGTTCGTGATTACCGAGATGGCCGACCGTGCCGGGTCGACCGGCGTTCTCGACCCCACGTTTGCGGCAGTCGGACCGGCGTTTGTGGCTATCGTCATCGGCGTGACGGTGCTGCTGCACAAGGAAGACGGACGCGCGTGA